From Corvus hawaiiensis isolate bCorHaw1 chromosome 13, bCorHaw1.pri.cur, whole genome shotgun sequence, one genomic window encodes:
- the AP3B2 gene encoding AP-3 complex subunit beta-2 isoform X2, with translation MAASPAYGEEKGGSSSLGEPEYGHDPASGGIFSSDYKRHDDLKEMLDSNKDSLKLEAMKRIVAMIARGKNASDLFPAVVKNVACKNIEVKKLVYVYLVRYAEEQQDLALLSISTFQRGLKDPNQLIRASALRVLSSIRVPIIVPIMMLAIKEAASDMSPYVRKTAAHAIPKLYSLDSDQKDQLIEVIEKLLADKTTLVAGSVVMAFEEVCPERIDLIHKNYRKLCNLLIDVEEWGQVVIINMLTRYARTQFLSPNQNESLLEENTEKAFYGSEEEDTKDAKAEAASLAKRKPYVMDPDHRLLLRNTKPLLQSRNAAVVMAVAQLYFHLAPKAEVGVIAKALVRLLRSHSEVQYVVLQNVATMSIKRRGMFEPYLKSFYIRSTDPTQIKILKLEVLTNLANETNISTILREFQTYIRSMDKDFVAATIQAIGRCATNIGKVRDTCLNGLVQLLSNRDELVVAESVVVIKKLLQMQPAQHSEIIKHMAKLTDNIQVPMARASILWLIGEYCEHVPKIAPDVLRKMAKSFTNEEDIVKLQVINLAAKLYLTNSKQSKLLTQYVLNLAKYDQNYDIRDRARFIRQLIVPTEKSGALNKYAKKLFLAQKPAPILESSFKDRDHFQLGSLSHLLNAKAVGYQELPDWPDEAPDPSVRNVEVPEWTKCTSREKRKEKVEKPFYSDSEGESGPTESADSEPESSSEESGSSSSGSSSSGSEEEEEEEEEEDSGEQSEDKEEEEEKRPKRKDKEGSHKAVSGSAGSPSEEEEEEEGAKKAKKKKTSQGRKGHAKTSSEEASTSESSSSGSDSGSEAEAKRRKAPPSSKAGPKEISLLDLDDFTPPPPQPIPSSSIVSTSLVTDLEGLTLTDTSLTPTLLSPAFSAVKTYELLHRMAGEGLAVEYCFSRRPFPGDPHMVAVQIQISNNTDTEVKNLRVNEPKPLSGMRIQEFPEIERLAPGDTASVVMGIDFCDSTQAANFQLCTHTRQFYVSIQPPVGELMAPVFMSENEFKKEQEHLARPGEGKLMGMSEITEKLTLPEKCRSDHTIVQQVTSAANVGRVPCGASNEYRFAAKTVTSGSLVLITLERREGSTAQLTINSEKMVIGTMLVIP, from the exons ATGGCCGCCAGCCCGGCCTACGGCGAGGAGAAGGGCGGCTCCTCCAGCCTGGGCGAGCCCGAGTACGGCCACGACCCCGCCAGCGGCGGCATCTTCTCCTCCGACTACAAGAG GCATGATGACCTCAAGGAGATGCTTGACAGCAACAAGGATTCACTCAAGCTGGAGGCCATGAAGAGGATTGTGGCG ATGATTGCCCGGGGTAAAAACGCCTCTGATCTCTTCCCAGCTGTGGTGAAAAACGTTGCCTGCAAGAACATTGAG GTGAAAAAGCTGGTGTACGTGTACCTGGTGCGCtatgcagaggagcagcaggatctgGCCCTGCTCTCCATCTCCACCTTCCAGCGAGGACTCAAG GACCCCAACCAGCTGATCCGCGCCAGCGCCCTGCGGGTCCTGTCCAGCATCCGTGTGCCCATCATCGTGCCCATCATGATGTTGGCCATCAAGGAGGCTGCCTCGGACATGTCTCCGTACGTGCGCAAGACGGCCGCCCATGCCATCCCCAAGCTGTACAG CCTCGACTCAGACCAGAAGGACCAGCTCATTGAAGTGATCGAGAAGCTGCTGGCGGACAAGACCACG CTGGTGGCTGGCAGCGTGGTAATGGCATTCGAGGAGGTGTGCCCAGAGCGCATAGACCTCATCCACAAGAACTACCGCAAGCTCTGCAACCTGCTCATCGATGTGGAGGAGTGGGGGCAGGTGGTCATCATCAACATGCTGACCCGCTATGCCCGCACCCAGTTCCTCAGTCCCAACCAGAAC GAGTCCTTGCTGGAGGAGAACACTGAGAAGGCTTTCTATGGCTCAGAGGAGGAGGACACCAAGGACGCCAAGGCAGAGGCAGCCTCGTTGGCCAAGCGCAAGCCCTACGTCATGGACCCCGACCACCGCCTGCTCCTGCGCAACACCAAGCCCCTGCTGCAGAGCCGCAATGCCGCG GTGGTGATGGCTGTGGCACAGCTCTACTTCCACCTGGCACCCAAGGCAGAGGTTGGAGTCATTGCCAAGGCGCTGGTACGGCTCCTGCGGAGTCACAG CGAGGTGCAGTATGTTGTGCTGCAGAATGTGGCCACCATGTCCATCAAGCGGCGG GGGATGTTTGAGCCCTATCTGAAGAGTTTCTACATCCGCTCCACGGACCCCACACAGATCAAGATCCTCAAG CTGGAGGTCCTCACCAACCTGGCCAATGAGACCAACATCTCCACCATCCTGCGGGAGTTCCAG ACCTACATCCGCAGCATGGACAAGGACTTTGTGGCGGCCACCATCCAAGCCATCGGGCGCTGTGCTACCAACATCGGGAAGGTGCGGGACACCTGCCTCAATGGCCTGGTCCAGCTCCTCTCCAACAGGGATG AGCTGGTGGTGGCTGAATCCGTGGTGGTCATCaaaaagctgctgcagatgcAGCCCGCCCAGCACAGTGAGATCATCAAGCACATGGCCAAGCTCACGGACAACATCCAG GTGCCAATGGCGCGGGCCAGCATCTTGTGGCTCATCGGTGAGTACTGTGAGCACGTGCCCAAGATCGCGCCTGATGTGCTGCGCAAGATGGCCAAGTCCTTCACCAACGAGGAGGACATTGTCAAGCTGCAGGTCATCAATCTGGCAGCTAAGCTCTACCTGACCAACTCCAAGCAG AGCAAGCTGCTGACCCAGTACGTCCTCAACTTGGCCAAGTATGATCAGAATTACGACATCCGCGACCGGGCTCGCTTCATCCGCCAGCTCATCGTGCCCACCGAGAAGAGCGGGGCCCTCAATAAGTATGCCAAGAAGCTTTTCCTGGCCCAAAAACCAGCTCCCATCTTGGAGTCCTCCTTCAAAG ATCGGGACCATTTCCAACTGGGCTCCCTGTCCCATCTGCTCAATGCTAAGGCTGTGGGCTACCAGGAGCTGCCCGACTGGCCGGACGAGGCCCCTGATCCCTCCGTGAGGAACGTGGAG GTTCCTGAGTGGACCAAGTGCACCAGCcgggagaagaggaaggagaaggtggagaaGCCTTTCTACTCTGACTCAGAGGGCGAGTCGGGGCCCACAGAGTCGGCAGACAGTG AGCCTGAGTCCAGCAGTGAAgagagtggcagcagcagctctggcagctccagctctggcagcgaggaggaggaggaagaagaggaggaggaagatagCGGGGAGCAGTcagaggacaaggaggaggaagaggagaagaggccgaagaggaaggacaaggaAGGTTCCCATAAAGCAGTCTCAGGGAGCGCGGGCAG ccccagcgaggaagaggaggaggaggaaggggcaaAGAAGGCCAAGAAGAAGAAGACCTCTCAGGGGAGGAAGGGCCATGCCAAAACCTCATCAGAGGAGGCCAGCACCTCCGAGAGCAGCTCCTCCGGCTCCGACTCGGGCTCCGAGGCAGAGGCCAAGCGGAGGAAGGCG ccccccagcagCAAGGCCGGCCCCAAGGAGATCTCCCTGCTTGACCTGGATGACT tcacaccccctcctccccagcccatcccctccAGCAGCATCGTCTCCACCAGCCTGGTGACCGACCTGGAGGGCCTCACTCTCACCGACACCTCCCTGACGCCCACC CTGCTGAGCCCGGCGTTCAGTGCGGTGAAGACCTACGAGCTGCTGCACCGCATGGCAGGCGAGGGGCTCGCGGTTGAGTACTGCTTCAGCCGCCGGCCCTTCCCGGGAGACCCCCACATGGTGGCCGTCCAGATCCAGATCTCCAACAACACTGACACCGAGGTGAAGAACCTGCGAGTCAACGAACCCAAGCCCCTCTCTGGCATGCGGATACAGGAGTTCCCTGAAATCG AGCGCCTGGCACCAGGGGACACAGCCAGTGTGGTGATGGGCATCGACTTCTGTGACTCCACCCAGGCAGCAAACTTCCAGCTGTG CACTCACACACGCCAGTTCTACGTCTCCATCCAGCCGCCTGTGGGGGAGCTCATGGCCCCCGTCTTCATGAGTGAGAACGAGTTCAAGAAGGAGCAGG AGCACCTGGCACGGCCGGGTGAGG GGAAGCTGATGGGCATGAGCGAGATCACAGAGAAGCTGACGCTGCCTGAGAAATGCCGGAGTGACCACACCATTGTCCagcaagtgacctcagctgccaATGTGGGCCGCGTGCCCTGTGGTGCCAGCAACGAGTACAG GTTCGCGGCCAAGACGGTGACAAGCGGGAGCCTGGTGCTCATCACCCTGGAGCGGCGGGAGGGCTCCACGGCCCAGCTGACCATCAACAGTGAGAAGATGGTCATCGGCACCATGCTG GTTATTCCCTGA
- the AP3B2 gene encoding AP-3 complex subunit beta-2 isoform X3: protein MAASPAYGEEKGGSSSLGEPEYGHDPASGGIFSSDYKRHDDLKEMLDSNKDSLKLEAMKRIVAMIARGKNASDLFPAVVKNVACKNIEVKKLVYVYLVRYAEEQQDLALLSISTFQRGLKDPNQLIRASALRVLSSIRVPIIVPIMMLAIKEAASDMSPYVRKTAAHAIPKLYSLDSDQKDQLIEVIEKLLADKTTLVAGSVVMAFEEVCPERIDLIHKNYRKLCNLLIDVEEWGQVVIINMLTRYARTQFLSPNQNESLLEENTEKAFYGSEEEDTKDAKAEAASLAKRKPYVMDPDHRLLLRNTKPLLQSRNAAVVMAVAQLYFHLAPKAEVGVIAKALVRLLRSHSEVQYVVLQNVATMSIKRRGMFEPYLKSFYIRSTDPTQIKILKLEVLTNLANETNISTILREFQTYIRSMDKDFVAATIQAIGRCATNIGKVRDTCLNGLVQLLSNRDELVVAESVVVIKKLLQMQPAQHSEIIKHMAKLTDNIQVPMARASILWLIGEYCEHVPKIAPDVLRKMAKSFTNEEDIVKLQVINLAAKLYLTNSKQSKLLTQYVLNLAKYDQNYDIRDRARFIRQLIVPTEKSGALNKYAKKLFLAQKPAPILESSFKDRDHFQLGSLSHLLNAKAVGYQELPDWPDEAPDPSVRNVEVPEWTKCTSREKRKEKVEKPFYSDSEGESGPTESADSEPESSSEESGSSSSGSSSSGSEEEEEEEEEEDSGEQSEDKEEEEEKRPKRKDKEGSHKAVSGSAGSPSEEEEEEEGAKKAKKKKTSQGRKGHAKTSSEEASTSESSSSGSDSGSEAEAKRRKAPPSSKAGPKEISLLDLDDFTPPPPQPIPSSSIVSTSLVTDLEGLTLTDTSLTPTLLSPAFSAVKTYELLHRMAGEGLAVEYCFSRRPFPGDPHMVAVQIQISNNTDTEVKNLRVNEPKPLSGMRIQEFPEIERLAPGDTASVVMGIDFCDSTQAANFQLCTHTRQFYVSIQPPVGELMAPVFMSENEFKKEQGKLMGMSEITEKLTLPEKCRSDHTIVQQVTSAANVGRVPCGASNEYRFAAKTVTSGSLVLITLERREGSTAQLTINSEKMVIGTMLVKDIIQALAQ, encoded by the exons ATGGCCGCCAGCCCGGCCTACGGCGAGGAGAAGGGCGGCTCCTCCAGCCTGGGCGAGCCCGAGTACGGCCACGACCCCGCCAGCGGCGGCATCTTCTCCTCCGACTACAAGAG GCATGATGACCTCAAGGAGATGCTTGACAGCAACAAGGATTCACTCAAGCTGGAGGCCATGAAGAGGATTGTGGCG ATGATTGCCCGGGGTAAAAACGCCTCTGATCTCTTCCCAGCTGTGGTGAAAAACGTTGCCTGCAAGAACATTGAG GTGAAAAAGCTGGTGTACGTGTACCTGGTGCGCtatgcagaggagcagcaggatctgGCCCTGCTCTCCATCTCCACCTTCCAGCGAGGACTCAAG GACCCCAACCAGCTGATCCGCGCCAGCGCCCTGCGGGTCCTGTCCAGCATCCGTGTGCCCATCATCGTGCCCATCATGATGTTGGCCATCAAGGAGGCTGCCTCGGACATGTCTCCGTACGTGCGCAAGACGGCCGCCCATGCCATCCCCAAGCTGTACAG CCTCGACTCAGACCAGAAGGACCAGCTCATTGAAGTGATCGAGAAGCTGCTGGCGGACAAGACCACG CTGGTGGCTGGCAGCGTGGTAATGGCATTCGAGGAGGTGTGCCCAGAGCGCATAGACCTCATCCACAAGAACTACCGCAAGCTCTGCAACCTGCTCATCGATGTGGAGGAGTGGGGGCAGGTGGTCATCATCAACATGCTGACCCGCTATGCCCGCACCCAGTTCCTCAGTCCCAACCAGAAC GAGTCCTTGCTGGAGGAGAACACTGAGAAGGCTTTCTATGGCTCAGAGGAGGAGGACACCAAGGACGCCAAGGCAGAGGCAGCCTCGTTGGCCAAGCGCAAGCCCTACGTCATGGACCCCGACCACCGCCTGCTCCTGCGCAACACCAAGCCCCTGCTGCAGAGCCGCAATGCCGCG GTGGTGATGGCTGTGGCACAGCTCTACTTCCACCTGGCACCCAAGGCAGAGGTTGGAGTCATTGCCAAGGCGCTGGTACGGCTCCTGCGGAGTCACAG CGAGGTGCAGTATGTTGTGCTGCAGAATGTGGCCACCATGTCCATCAAGCGGCGG GGGATGTTTGAGCCCTATCTGAAGAGTTTCTACATCCGCTCCACGGACCCCACACAGATCAAGATCCTCAAG CTGGAGGTCCTCACCAACCTGGCCAATGAGACCAACATCTCCACCATCCTGCGGGAGTTCCAG ACCTACATCCGCAGCATGGACAAGGACTTTGTGGCGGCCACCATCCAAGCCATCGGGCGCTGTGCTACCAACATCGGGAAGGTGCGGGACACCTGCCTCAATGGCCTGGTCCAGCTCCTCTCCAACAGGGATG AGCTGGTGGTGGCTGAATCCGTGGTGGTCATCaaaaagctgctgcagatgcAGCCCGCCCAGCACAGTGAGATCATCAAGCACATGGCCAAGCTCACGGACAACATCCAG GTGCCAATGGCGCGGGCCAGCATCTTGTGGCTCATCGGTGAGTACTGTGAGCACGTGCCCAAGATCGCGCCTGATGTGCTGCGCAAGATGGCCAAGTCCTTCACCAACGAGGAGGACATTGTCAAGCTGCAGGTCATCAATCTGGCAGCTAAGCTCTACCTGACCAACTCCAAGCAG AGCAAGCTGCTGACCCAGTACGTCCTCAACTTGGCCAAGTATGATCAGAATTACGACATCCGCGACCGGGCTCGCTTCATCCGCCAGCTCATCGTGCCCACCGAGAAGAGCGGGGCCCTCAATAAGTATGCCAAGAAGCTTTTCCTGGCCCAAAAACCAGCTCCCATCTTGGAGTCCTCCTTCAAAG ATCGGGACCATTTCCAACTGGGCTCCCTGTCCCATCTGCTCAATGCTAAGGCTGTGGGCTACCAGGAGCTGCCCGACTGGCCGGACGAGGCCCCTGATCCCTCCGTGAGGAACGTGGAG GTTCCTGAGTGGACCAAGTGCACCAGCcgggagaagaggaaggagaaggtggagaaGCCTTTCTACTCTGACTCAGAGGGCGAGTCGGGGCCCACAGAGTCGGCAGACAGTG AGCCTGAGTCCAGCAGTGAAgagagtggcagcagcagctctggcagctccagctctggcagcgaggaggaggaggaagaagaggaggaggaagatagCGGGGAGCAGTcagaggacaaggaggaggaagaggagaagaggccgaagaggaaggacaaggaAGGTTCCCATAAAGCAGTCTCAGGGAGCGCGGGCAG ccccagcgaggaagaggaggaggaggaaggggcaaAGAAGGCCAAGAAGAAGAAGACCTCTCAGGGGAGGAAGGGCCATGCCAAAACCTCATCAGAGGAGGCCAGCACCTCCGAGAGCAGCTCCTCCGGCTCCGACTCGGGCTCCGAGGCAGAGGCCAAGCGGAGGAAGGCG ccccccagcagCAAGGCCGGCCCCAAGGAGATCTCCCTGCTTGACCTGGATGACT tcacaccccctcctccccagcccatcccctccAGCAGCATCGTCTCCACCAGCCTGGTGACCGACCTGGAGGGCCTCACTCTCACCGACACCTCCCTGACGCCCACC CTGCTGAGCCCGGCGTTCAGTGCGGTGAAGACCTACGAGCTGCTGCACCGCATGGCAGGCGAGGGGCTCGCGGTTGAGTACTGCTTCAGCCGCCGGCCCTTCCCGGGAGACCCCCACATGGTGGCCGTCCAGATCCAGATCTCCAACAACACTGACACCGAGGTGAAGAACCTGCGAGTCAACGAACCCAAGCCCCTCTCTGGCATGCGGATACAGGAGTTCCCTGAAATCG AGCGCCTGGCACCAGGGGACACAGCCAGTGTGGTGATGGGCATCGACTTCTGTGACTCCACCCAGGCAGCAAACTTCCAGCTGTG CACTCACACACGCCAGTTCTACGTCTCCATCCAGCCGCCTGTGGGGGAGCTCATGGCCCCCGTCTTCATGAGTGAGAACGAGTTCAAGAAGGAGCAGG GGAAGCTGATGGGCATGAGCGAGATCACAGAGAAGCTGACGCTGCCTGAGAAATGCCGGAGTGACCACACCATTGTCCagcaagtgacctcagctgccaATGTGGGCCGCGTGCCCTGTGGTGCCAGCAACGAGTACAG GTTCGCGGCCAAGACGGTGACAAGCGGGAGCCTGGTGCTCATCACCCTGGAGCGGCGGGAGGGCTCCACGGCCCAGCTGACCATCAACAGTGAGAAGATGGTCATCGGCACCATGCTGGTGAAGGACATCAtccaggccctggcacagtgA
- the AP3B2 gene encoding AP-3 complex subunit beta-2 isoform X1, which translates to MAASPAYGEEKGGSSSLGEPEYGHDPASGGIFSSDYKRHDDLKEMLDSNKDSLKLEAMKRIVAMIARGKNASDLFPAVVKNVACKNIEVKKLVYVYLVRYAEEQQDLALLSISTFQRGLKDPNQLIRASALRVLSSIRVPIIVPIMMLAIKEAASDMSPYVRKTAAHAIPKLYSLDSDQKDQLIEVIEKLLADKTTLVAGSVVMAFEEVCPERIDLIHKNYRKLCNLLIDVEEWGQVVIINMLTRYARTQFLSPNQNESLLEENTEKAFYGSEEEDTKDAKAEAASLAKRKPYVMDPDHRLLLRNTKPLLQSRNAAVVMAVAQLYFHLAPKAEVGVIAKALVRLLRSHSEVQYVVLQNVATMSIKRRGMFEPYLKSFYIRSTDPTQIKILKLEVLTNLANETNISTILREFQTYIRSMDKDFVAATIQAIGRCATNIGKVRDTCLNGLVQLLSNRDELVVAESVVVIKKLLQMQPAQHSEIIKHMAKLTDNIQVPMARASILWLIGEYCEHVPKIAPDVLRKMAKSFTNEEDIVKLQVINLAAKLYLTNSKQSKLLTQYVLNLAKYDQNYDIRDRARFIRQLIVPTEKSGALNKYAKKLFLAQKPAPILESSFKDRDHFQLGSLSHLLNAKAVGYQELPDWPDEAPDPSVRNVEVPEWTKCTSREKRKEKVEKPFYSDSEGESGPTESADSEPESSSEESGSSSSGSSSSGSEEEEEEEEEEDSGEQSEDKEEEEEKRPKRKDKEGSHKAVSGSAGSPSEEEEEEEGAKKAKKKKTSQGRKGHAKTSSEEASTSESSSSGSDSGSEAEAKRRKAPPSSKAGPKEISLLDLDDFTPPPPQPIPSSSIVSTSLVTDLEGLTLTDTSLTPTLLSPAFSAVKTYELLHRMAGEGLAVEYCFSRRPFPGDPHMVAVQIQISNNTDTEVKNLRVNEPKPLSGMRIQEFPEIERLAPGDTASVVMGIDFCDSTQAANFQLCTHTRQFYVSIQPPVGELMAPVFMSENEFKKEQEHLARPGEGKLMGMSEITEKLTLPEKCRSDHTIVQQVTSAANVGRVPCGASNEYRFAAKTVTSGSLVLITLERREGSTAQLTINSEKMVIGTMLVKDIIQALAQ; encoded by the exons ATGGCCGCCAGCCCGGCCTACGGCGAGGAGAAGGGCGGCTCCTCCAGCCTGGGCGAGCCCGAGTACGGCCACGACCCCGCCAGCGGCGGCATCTTCTCCTCCGACTACAAGAG GCATGATGACCTCAAGGAGATGCTTGACAGCAACAAGGATTCACTCAAGCTGGAGGCCATGAAGAGGATTGTGGCG ATGATTGCCCGGGGTAAAAACGCCTCTGATCTCTTCCCAGCTGTGGTGAAAAACGTTGCCTGCAAGAACATTGAG GTGAAAAAGCTGGTGTACGTGTACCTGGTGCGCtatgcagaggagcagcaggatctgGCCCTGCTCTCCATCTCCACCTTCCAGCGAGGACTCAAG GACCCCAACCAGCTGATCCGCGCCAGCGCCCTGCGGGTCCTGTCCAGCATCCGTGTGCCCATCATCGTGCCCATCATGATGTTGGCCATCAAGGAGGCTGCCTCGGACATGTCTCCGTACGTGCGCAAGACGGCCGCCCATGCCATCCCCAAGCTGTACAG CCTCGACTCAGACCAGAAGGACCAGCTCATTGAAGTGATCGAGAAGCTGCTGGCGGACAAGACCACG CTGGTGGCTGGCAGCGTGGTAATGGCATTCGAGGAGGTGTGCCCAGAGCGCATAGACCTCATCCACAAGAACTACCGCAAGCTCTGCAACCTGCTCATCGATGTGGAGGAGTGGGGGCAGGTGGTCATCATCAACATGCTGACCCGCTATGCCCGCACCCAGTTCCTCAGTCCCAACCAGAAC GAGTCCTTGCTGGAGGAGAACACTGAGAAGGCTTTCTATGGCTCAGAGGAGGAGGACACCAAGGACGCCAAGGCAGAGGCAGCCTCGTTGGCCAAGCGCAAGCCCTACGTCATGGACCCCGACCACCGCCTGCTCCTGCGCAACACCAAGCCCCTGCTGCAGAGCCGCAATGCCGCG GTGGTGATGGCTGTGGCACAGCTCTACTTCCACCTGGCACCCAAGGCAGAGGTTGGAGTCATTGCCAAGGCGCTGGTACGGCTCCTGCGGAGTCACAG CGAGGTGCAGTATGTTGTGCTGCAGAATGTGGCCACCATGTCCATCAAGCGGCGG GGGATGTTTGAGCCCTATCTGAAGAGTTTCTACATCCGCTCCACGGACCCCACACAGATCAAGATCCTCAAG CTGGAGGTCCTCACCAACCTGGCCAATGAGACCAACATCTCCACCATCCTGCGGGAGTTCCAG ACCTACATCCGCAGCATGGACAAGGACTTTGTGGCGGCCACCATCCAAGCCATCGGGCGCTGTGCTACCAACATCGGGAAGGTGCGGGACACCTGCCTCAATGGCCTGGTCCAGCTCCTCTCCAACAGGGATG AGCTGGTGGTGGCTGAATCCGTGGTGGTCATCaaaaagctgctgcagatgcAGCCCGCCCAGCACAGTGAGATCATCAAGCACATGGCCAAGCTCACGGACAACATCCAG GTGCCAATGGCGCGGGCCAGCATCTTGTGGCTCATCGGTGAGTACTGTGAGCACGTGCCCAAGATCGCGCCTGATGTGCTGCGCAAGATGGCCAAGTCCTTCACCAACGAGGAGGACATTGTCAAGCTGCAGGTCATCAATCTGGCAGCTAAGCTCTACCTGACCAACTCCAAGCAG AGCAAGCTGCTGACCCAGTACGTCCTCAACTTGGCCAAGTATGATCAGAATTACGACATCCGCGACCGGGCTCGCTTCATCCGCCAGCTCATCGTGCCCACCGAGAAGAGCGGGGCCCTCAATAAGTATGCCAAGAAGCTTTTCCTGGCCCAAAAACCAGCTCCCATCTTGGAGTCCTCCTTCAAAG ATCGGGACCATTTCCAACTGGGCTCCCTGTCCCATCTGCTCAATGCTAAGGCTGTGGGCTACCAGGAGCTGCCCGACTGGCCGGACGAGGCCCCTGATCCCTCCGTGAGGAACGTGGAG GTTCCTGAGTGGACCAAGTGCACCAGCcgggagaagaggaaggagaaggtggagaaGCCTTTCTACTCTGACTCAGAGGGCGAGTCGGGGCCCACAGAGTCGGCAGACAGTG AGCCTGAGTCCAGCAGTGAAgagagtggcagcagcagctctggcagctccagctctggcagcgaggaggaggaggaagaagaggaggaggaagatagCGGGGAGCAGTcagaggacaaggaggaggaagaggagaagaggccgaagaggaaggacaaggaAGGTTCCCATAAAGCAGTCTCAGGGAGCGCGGGCAG ccccagcgaggaagaggaggaggaggaaggggcaaAGAAGGCCAAGAAGAAGAAGACCTCTCAGGGGAGGAAGGGCCATGCCAAAACCTCATCAGAGGAGGCCAGCACCTCCGAGAGCAGCTCCTCCGGCTCCGACTCGGGCTCCGAGGCAGAGGCCAAGCGGAGGAAGGCG ccccccagcagCAAGGCCGGCCCCAAGGAGATCTCCCTGCTTGACCTGGATGACT tcacaccccctcctccccagcccatcccctccAGCAGCATCGTCTCCACCAGCCTGGTGACCGACCTGGAGGGCCTCACTCTCACCGACACCTCCCTGACGCCCACC CTGCTGAGCCCGGCGTTCAGTGCGGTGAAGACCTACGAGCTGCTGCACCGCATGGCAGGCGAGGGGCTCGCGGTTGAGTACTGCTTCAGCCGCCGGCCCTTCCCGGGAGACCCCCACATGGTGGCCGTCCAGATCCAGATCTCCAACAACACTGACACCGAGGTGAAGAACCTGCGAGTCAACGAACCCAAGCCCCTCTCTGGCATGCGGATACAGGAGTTCCCTGAAATCG AGCGCCTGGCACCAGGGGACACAGCCAGTGTGGTGATGGGCATCGACTTCTGTGACTCCACCCAGGCAGCAAACTTCCAGCTGTG CACTCACACACGCCAGTTCTACGTCTCCATCCAGCCGCCTGTGGGGGAGCTCATGGCCCCCGTCTTCATGAGTGAGAACGAGTTCAAGAAGGAGCAGG AGCACCTGGCACGGCCGGGTGAGG GGAAGCTGATGGGCATGAGCGAGATCACAGAGAAGCTGACGCTGCCTGAGAAATGCCGGAGTGACCACACCATTGTCCagcaagtgacctcagctgccaATGTGGGCCGCGTGCCCTGTGGTGCCAGCAACGAGTACAG GTTCGCGGCCAAGACGGTGACAAGCGGGAGCCTGGTGCTCATCACCCTGGAGCGGCGGGAGGGCTCCACGGCCCAGCTGACCATCAACAGTGAGAAGATGGTCATCGGCACCATGCTGGTGAAGGACATCAtccaggccctggcacagtgA